The genomic segment CTTTCGGCACATGCAGCATCTTCAACCAGTAACGCAATGTCGATTGCCGCAAAGTCGATCACTGACCCGGCGGTGATGCGGGTATAAGCTCCGGCGACCCGGCCGTTGATGGTGTACACGCCTACGCATGGATGCATCGGCCCGATTGGCGTCATCAGCGCCACCGATTGAAATCTGCGTTGTGCCACCCACTGCTTCGGCCACCAACGCACCTCTCGTGATACCGCACGCCACGCCTTATCGCTCAATGCAGATCGGATACTTACCGTATCACCCGTGTTGCAGAGCGCGGATTTTAGCAACCAACCATCATCTGTCTGCCATGGAGCGTCGCGCGGATCACGTGTTTCAGGCAGCAACCGCCGCCATGTCGGCAACCTGGTTTCCAAATCATCCCAAACCAGGGGGAACCGCTTGCTTTCAGAAATAATGGCGCAGCCCGGATTGCCTACGGGTGTCTTTCCGCCTGCAAAGAAATAATGCCAACCACACGTTTCCGGAAGTTTCGCCAGCCATTCGCCTTGATAAAAGCGAACAATCGCATCAATGCGTCCAGAATGCCATGCGCTGTTGAGGGAAGCGAAGCCATCGCTCCATTCCAACTGCTGTGGATTGGCCAGGTGAGTTGTGCAACCGCTCGCGTTCAAATGGCGCGCCAGGTACGCCATGATTTGATGGTCTTCCATGAATCCTGAAGCGGTGAGCAAGGCTATGGTCCCATCGCCACCCGCAGCTTTTGAAACAGCACCACACCAATCGGCAACCGGATCGCCGGCGGGCAAGGCCCCGGCATAATGCGCCGCCATCATTTGTGTGTAACTCGAAGCCTCCGTAAATCCACCCGGCACATCGCTGTTCAATTCCGAAATACGCCAACCCTCGGTCGTAAGATGGAAATCGTACCGCATCACCCGCGCAGCCTCGGCAGTGAGACCGCTCTCCGGGACTTTTTGCAAAGCTTTGCAAATACGTCGAGGCAGTCCAATGCGTTTCATCAGGTCTGGCCTTTGCAAAATTTCCTGCTCGGCTGCCAATGTTTCATATCCAAGCGCTTCGGCCAAACTCGCCAGAGTCTTCCAGGTTTCTCGTCCCATAATCAATGGGAAGCTGGCCAACGTCCCCACATCACCGACTTGCGGGTCCCACTTGCAATGTTCCAGCAGTGCCCGACGCCTTAGGGCATTAAACGCATCCATGGGCAGGGGAGCCCCAGCCATCCAAACCGGCCTCGCGGCTTCCGGCAGACAGTCACTGTCTTTGAAGACTTCCGAAGCAATATTCTGCATTTTATTTCCACCTTCCCAATACGATCAGTACGGCAACTGCAATCACTAAGTAAATAAGCCCGGGAAGTAACCCATATTTTCCAACTGAAGGTTTCGGCCTGATCAAGGTGGGGCGCAGATTACGTTCTGCAAGCATTGCCACCAGCGCCAGGCCGAGGCTTGGCCAGGCTTGGTATGCAAAATCCCGAATCGTCCCAGTCGCGGATTGCCCGTCACCCGCAACCGCCCGCCCCAGAATCAGCCCTACGGAAACCAGGAATGAAGCCAAACGCCAACCCGATGCGATATCCCGTTCCTCCGCAATTGCCAGGGAAATCCTCGACCCGAACTCAACCATGAACCAAAGCAACAACAGGCCAGCACTCGCTAAAAAACAAGGAAAGATGGTCGTCCAGATCGTCGGCCCTTCACCTATATTGCCTCCCGCATATGCAAGGAGGATTCCCAACAGTGCGCCACTTAACGCAACGGTGGCTGCCTGGTTGCCCTGCTCCACTACATCCTCGCGAACGCTCAGGCCGAAAACTGGGAAGAGTTGAGTGCT from the Pedosphaera parvula Ellin514 genome contains:
- a CDS encoding glutathionylspermidine synthase family protein is translated as MQNIASEVFKDSDCLPEAARPVWMAGAPLPMDAFNALRRRALLEHCKWDPQVGDVGTLASFPLIMGRETWKTLASLAEALGYETLAAEQEILQRPDLMKRIGLPRRICKALQKVPESGLTAEAARVMRYDFHLTTEGWRISELNSDVPGGFTEASSYTQMMAAHYAGALPAGDPVADWCGAVSKAAGGDGTIALLTASGFMEDHQIMAYLARHLNASGCTTHLANPQQLEWSDGFASLNSAWHSGRIDAIVRFYQGEWLAKLPETCGWHYFFAGGKTPVGNPGCAIISESKRFPLVWDDLETRLPTWRRLLPETRDPRDAPWQTDDGWLLKSALCNTGDTVSIRSALSDKAWRAVSREVRWWPKQWVAQRRFQSVALMTPIGPMHPCVGVYTINGRVAGAYTRITAGSVIDFAAIDIALLVEDAACAESKLSEGFNE